The Coffea arabica cultivar ET-39 chromosome 3c, Coffea Arabica ET-39 HiFi, whole genome shotgun sequence genome contains a region encoding:
- the LOC140004416 gene encoding putative late blight resistance protein homolog R1A-3 isoform X1: MASTCSVDRVLLGLELILNRFQGNFFLLCGGDRVLSDVRDAIKHMKFLKTFLMCARKWSLVHLYLQSDTVAKKVSLPSFLSCIEDTFHKYEEDIHSLSLRLEMDKNETDIHCSIVDGVCREIGKQIILFKQEIIQIYFALASSRSFQSNSFMTDDELLEFLDLNLQNLADLADWIDDDMDWKIFDSGPLSAPFRAQVQDLEAQVQDLEAKLTFLKSFIAFAKMRGTADIPALLLAYFEVVALTAARLSYMWSFWKNVEYRSTCSFKLSIRAVDFHVYEIYKEVLAASNSSASLHTAVMDERILNNFNDSLISRLWELLCCSSSFVDSMKDQMRILYAGLRFFRSILREHHEMMDEQNEKIGALLGEAGIIIFSPTLSRVIEGEVSFSGSTQVLDFCDMLTNTNIHIKHFEDQLSVSSTIQSLPNSSHSLRASEVSQTSSRMLSKGKMPIDHEVMVGLDDEAEKVIEPLIKHFEDQLSVSSTRQNLPNSSHSLRAPQVSQTSSRMLSKGKMPIAREIMVGLDDEAEKVIERLVREAKQVEIVPIVGMAGLGKTTLAKKVYNDNSIIYNFHIRLWGTVSQEYNKKSLLTQILCSDGKHSRMDDEFQNLDEHALVEKLYKKLKKNRYLVVFDDVWDTGAWHELEIAFPDDKNGSRIIFTSRFSNVASEVQYGGEHHNIRCLTVEESFELLQKKVFGEEEECPQALHELGMEIAEKCWGLPFAVVVVAGVLATIEHDILVWKKFAESFTSTMVSGTDQWKKSLELSYEHLPYHLKACLLYFAAFREDEKIGAKKLMRLWIVEGFVEKIEGKRSEDIAEEYLMDLIGRNLVMVGKNRSIGGVKTCYIHDLIFEFCKGEAKEKNFLQVLRGYDELSTFNEPPNLPRLSICSRGEYFIKSRLFFPHLASLLFFDATPGYNEFKLFNISFLFCIYKRLNVLNLEGINLRLKELPAEVESLLCLRYLSLKARNMEFIPQSIAKLSHLETFSLNSDEIVSLPDSIWNMKKLRHIHVRWRVVIHVPSNDNGVENLSTLPNLDTLSCLRLYEEGENLLRRIPNVRQLKISDRQTGVLNMSRLECLESLTWWGNYSSGSREHVELSFPMNLKKLSLEYLGLPCSKMSLVEKLPNLEVLKLRKRSMDGRKWELMEGGFPKLRVLTLACVEVAEWIEADLDSDDGYFPCLQQLILFRIYNLEMMSACLGRISTLETIQVHECTNGVKSLVREIEEAQEYNYGNGNMKISIRD, from the coding sequence atggccTCCACTTGCAGCGTCGATCGTGTCTTACTTGGTCTAGAGTTAATTCTGAACAGATTCCAaggcaatttttttcttttgtgtggTGGTGATAGAGTTCTTTCGGATGTTCGTGATGCAATCAAACACAtgaaatttctcaaaacatTTCTTATGTGTGCTAGAAAGTGGAGCCTTGTTCATTTGTACCTGCAATCTGACACTGTTGCGAAGAAGGTGAGTCTTCCATCTTTCTTATCTTGCATCGAAGACACCTTTCACAAATATGAGGAGGATATTCACTCTCTTTCCCTTAGATTAGAAATGGACAAAAATGAAACGGATATTCACTGTTCTATTGTTGATGGAGTGTGCCGCGAAATTGGGAAACAGATCATATTATTCAAGcaagaaatcatccaaatttacTTTGCTTTGGCAAGCAGCAGGTCATTTCAATCAAATTCTTTTATGACAGATGATGAACTGTTGGAATTCTTAGACCTCAACCTCCAAAATCTAGCAGATTTAGCAGATTGGATAGATGACGATATGGATTGGAAAATTTTTGATTCTGGTCCTTTGAGTGCTCCTTTTAGGGCTCAAGTCCAAGATCTTGAAGCTCAAGTCCAAGATCTTGAAGCAAAGCTGACATTCTTGAAAAGCTTCATTGCCTTTGCCAAAATGCGAGGAACCGCAGATATTCCTGCCTTGCTATTGGCTTACTTTGAAGTGGTGGCTTTGACCGCAGCACGCCTCTCTTACATGTGGTCCTTTTGGAAAAATGTTGAGTACAGAAGTACTTGCAGCTTCAAACTCAGCATCAGAGCGGTTGATTTTCATGTCTACGAGATTTATAAGGAAGTACTTGCAGCTTCAAACTCCTCAGCATCATTACATACAGCAGTGATGGATGAGCGGATATTGAACAACTTCAATGATTCTCTGATAAGTCGTCTCTGGGAGTTGTTATGCTGCAGCTCTAGCTTTGTGGATTCTATGAAAGATCAAATGCGAATACTCTATGCAGGACTGAGGTTTTTTAGAAGCATTTTAAGAGAGCATCATGAGATGATGgatgaacaaaatgaaaaaattggagCTCTCCTTGGTGAGGCAGGCATTATAATATTCTCGCCCACTCTGAGCAGAGTGATAGAAGGAGAAGTTAGCTTCTCAGGATCCACCCAGGTTCTTGATTTTTGTGATATGCTGACCAATACCAACATCCATATCAAGCATTTTGAGGATCAGCTCAGTGTCTCAAGTACTATACAGAGTCTTCCTAATTCCTCTCATAGCTTAAGAGCATCAGAAGTTAGCCAGACTTCCAGCCGCATGCTATCAAAAGGTAAAATGCCAATAGACCATGAAGTCATGGTTGGTCTTGATGATGAGGCAGAAAAAGTAATTGAACCACTGATCAAGCATTTTGAGGATCAGCTCAGTGTCTCAAGTACTAGACAGAATCTTCCTAATTCCTCTCATAGCTTAAGAGCACCACAAGTTAGCCAGACTTCCAGCCGCATGCTATCAAAAGGTAAAATGCCAATAGCTCGTGAAATTATGGTTGGTCTTGATGATGAGGCAGAAAAAGTAATTGAACGACTTGTACGGGAAGCAAAACAGGTGGAAATTGTTCCCATTGTGGGAATGGCTGGGCTTGGTAAAACAACTTTAGCCAAAAAGGTTTACAATGATAATTCAATTATCTATAACTTCCACATTCGCCTTTGGGGCACTGTTTCTCAGGAATATAACAAGAAAAGCTTGTTAACACAAATTTTGTGCTCTGATGGCAAACATTCCAGGATGGATGATGAGTTTCAAAATCTGGATGAACATGCGCTGGTTGAAAAGCTGTACAAAAAGCTAAAGAAGAATCGGTATCTTGTTGTTTTTGATGATGTCTGGGACACTGGGGCATGGCATGAGCTGGAAATTGCATTCCCAGATGACAAGAATGGAAGTAGAATCATCTTTACGAGTCGATTTTCTAATGTAGCTTCAGAGGTTCAATATGGTGGAGAACATCACAACATTCGCTGCCTTACTGTCGAAGAGAGTTTCGAATTGCTGCAGAAGAAGGTgtttggagaagaagaagaatgtcCTCAAGCATTGCATGAATTGGGAATGGAGATTGCTGAAAAGTGCTGGGGATTACCATTTGCAGTTGTTGTTGTAGCTGGAGTCCTAGCAACTATAGAGCATGatattttggtttggaaaaagtttGCTGAAAGTTTTACTTCAACCATGGTGTCTGGTACAGACCAGTGGAAGAAGTCATTGGAGCTCAGTTATGAGCATTTACCATATCACTTGAAGGCATGCCTGCTGTATTTTGCTGCATTTCGAGAAGATGAAAAAATTGGTGCCAAGAAGTTGATGCGTCTCTGGATTGTAGAAGGGTTTGTggaaaaaattgaaggaaagagATCAGAGGATATTGCAGAAGAATATCTGATggacctaattggccgaaaccTAGTTATGGTAGGTAAGAACAGATCCATTGGTGGAGTCAAAACTTGTTACATTCACGATTTGATATTTGAGTTCTGTAAGGGTGAGgcgaaagaaaagaattttcttcAGGTCCTGCGAGGATATGATGAGCTTTCTACCTTTAATGAGCCTCCCAACCTACCTCGGTTGTCCATTTGCTCCCGTGGAGAATATTTTATAAAGTCAAGGCTATTTTTTCCGCATTTAGCCAGTCTGCTATTCTTTGATGCTACTCCAGGATATAATGAGTTTAAGTTGTTTAATATCTCCTTCCTTTTTTGCATCTACAAACGTCTTAACGTTCTGAATTTAGAGGGCATTAACCTAAGGCTGAAGGAGCTTCCAGCTGAAGTCGAATCACTTCTTTGTTTGAGGTACTTATCCCTTAAAGCTCGGAACATGGAATTCATTCCACAATCTATAGCCAAGCTCTCACATTTGGAAACCTTTAGTCTAAATTCTGATGAGATTGTTTCATTGCCAGATAGCATCTGGAACATGAAGAAGTTGAGGCATATACATGTAAGATGGCGCGTTGTTATTCATGTGCCTTCCAACGACAACGGTGTTGAAAACCTCTCCACTTTACCCAATTTAGACACACTCTCTTGTTTGCGCCTTTATGAAGAGGGAGAGAACTTATTGAGAAGGATTCCCAACGTTCGCCAACTTAAAATTTCCGATCGTCAGACTGGAGTGTTGAACATGAGTCGACTAGAATGCCTAGAATCACTCACCTGGTGGGGCAATTACTCCTCAGGTTCACGGGAACATGTTGAGCTTTCCTTTCCcatgaatttgaagaagttgagtCTTGAGTATCTGGGTCTTCCCTGTAGTAAAATGTCATTGGTTGAAAAACTACCCAACCTTGAAGTCCTCAAATTAAGAAAGCGGTCAATGGACGGCCGAAAATGGGAGCTGATGGAAGGAGGATTCCCTAAACTCAGGGTCTTAACTTTAGCATGTGTAGAAGTTGCGGAGTGGATAGAGGCAGACCTTGACAGTGATGATGGTTACTTCCCTTGTCTTCAGCAATTAATTCTTTTCAGAATTTATAATTTGGAAATGATGTCTGCTTGTTTAGGGCGTATATCTACTCTTGAAACAATTCAGGTGCATGAATGCACAAATGGTGTCAAATCTTTAGTACGGGAAATTGAAGAAGCACAGGAATATAATTATGGAAATGGGAATATGAAGATCAGCATCAGAGATTGA
- the LOC140004416 gene encoding uncharacterized protein isoform X3 — protein sequence MASTCSVDRVLLGLELILNRFQGNFFLLCGGDRVLSDVRDAIKHMKFLKTFLMCARKWSLVHLYLQSDTVAKKVSLPSFLSCIEDTFHKYEEDIHSLSLRLEMDKNETDIHCSIVDGVCREIGKQIILFKQEIIQIYFALASSRSFQSNSFMTDDELLEFLDLNLQNLADLADWIDDDMDWKIFDSGPLSAPFRAQVQDLEAQVQDLEAKLTFLKSFIAFAKMRGTADIPALLLAYFEVVALTAARLSYMWSFWKNVEYRSTCSFKLSIRAVDFHVYEIYKEVLAASNSSASLHTAVMDERILNNFNDSLISRLWELLCCSSSFVDSMKDQMRILYAGLRFFRSILREHHEMMDEQNEKIGALLGEAGIIIFSPTLSRVIEGEVSFSGSTQVLDFCDMLTNTNIHIKHFEDQLSVSSTIQSLPNSSHSLRASEVSQTSSRMLSKGKMPIDHEVMVGLDDEAEKVIEPLIKHFEDQLSVSSTRQNLPNSSHSLRAPQVSQTSSRMLSKGKMPIAREIMVGLDDEAEKVIERLVREAKQVEIVPIVGMAGLGKTTLAKKVYNDNSIIYNFHIRLWGTVSQEYNKKSLLTQILCSDGKHSRMDDEFQNLDEHALVEKLYKKLKKNRYLVVFDDVWDTGAWHELEIAFPDDKNGSRIIFTSRFSNVASEVQYGGEHHNIRCLTVEESFELLQKKVFGEEEECPQALHELGMEIAEKCWGLPFAVVVVAGVLATIEHDILVWKKFAESFTSTMVSGTDQWKKSLELSYEHLPYHLKACLLYFAAFREDEKIGAKKLMRLWIVEGFVEKIEGKRSEDIAEEYLMDLIGRNLVMVGKNRSIGGVKTCYIHDLIFEFCKGEAKEKNFLQVLRGYDELSTFNEPPNLPRLSICSRGEYFIKSRLFFPHLASLLFFDATPGYNEFKLFNISFLFCIYKRLNVLNLEGINLRLKELPAEVESLLCLR from the exons atggccTCCACTTGCAGCGTCGATCGTGTCTTACTTGGTCTAGAGTTAATTCTGAACAGATTCCAaggcaatttttttcttttgtgtggTGGTGATAGAGTTCTTTCGGATGTTCGTGATGCAATCAAACACAtgaaatttctcaaaacatTTCTTATGTGTGCTAGAAAGTGGAGCCTTGTTCATTTGTACCTGCAATCTGACACTGTTGCGAAGAAGGTGAGTCTTCCATCTTTCTTATCTTGCATCGAAGACACCTTTCACAAATATGAGGAGGATATTCACTCTCTTTCCCTTAGATTAGAAATGGACAAAAATGAAACGGATATTCACTGTTCTATTGTTGATGGAGTGTGCCGCGAAATTGGGAAACAGATCATATTATTCAAGcaagaaatcatccaaatttacTTTGCTTTGGCAAGCAGCAGGTCATTTCAATCAAATTCTTTTATGACAGATGATGAACTGTTGGAATTCTTAGACCTCAACCTCCAAAATCTAGCAGATTTAGCAGATTGGATAGATGACGATATGGATTGGAAAATTTTTGATTCTGGTCCTTTGAGTGCTCCTTTTAGGGCTCAAGTCCAAGATCTTGAAGCTCAAGTCCAAGATCTTGAAGCAAAGCTGACATTCTTGAAAAGCTTCATTGCCTTTGCCAAAATGCGAGGAACCGCAGATATTCCTGCCTTGCTATTGGCTTACTTTGAAGTGGTGGCTTTGACCGCAGCACGCCTCTCTTACATGTGGTCCTTTTGGAAAAATGTTGAGTACAGAAGTACTTGCAGCTTCAAACTCAGCATCAGAGCGGTTGATTTTCATGTCTACGAGATTTATAAGGAAGTACTTGCAGCTTCAAACTCCTCAGCATCATTACATACAGCAGTGATGGATGAGCGGATATTGAACAACTTCAATGATTCTCTGATAAGTCGTCTCTGGGAGTTGTTATGCTGCAGCTCTAGCTTTGTGGATTCTATGAAAGATCAAATGCGAATACTCTATGCAGGACTGAGGTTTTTTAGAAGCATTTTAAGAGAGCATCATGAGATGATGgatgaacaaaatgaaaaaattggagCTCTCCTTGGTGAGGCAGGCATTATAATATTCTCGCCCACTCTGAGCAGAGTGATAGAAGGAGAAGTTAGCTTCTCAGGATCCACCCAGGTTCTTGATTTTTGTGATATGCTGACCAATACCAACATCCATATCAAGCATTTTGAGGATCAGCTCAGTGTCTCAAGTACTATACAGAGTCTTCCTAATTCCTCTCATAGCTTAAGAGCATCAGAAGTTAGCCAGACTTCCAGCCGCATGCTATCAAAAGGTAAAATGCCAATAGACCATGAAGTCATGGTTGGTCTTGATGATGAGGCAGAAAAAGTAATTGAACCACTGATCAAGCATTTTGAGGATCAGCTCAGTGTCTCAAGTACTAGACAGAATCTTCCTAATTCCTCTCATAGCTTAAGAGCACCACAAGTTAGCCAGACTTCCAGCCGCATGCTATCAAAAGGTAAAATGCCAATAGCTCGTGAAATTATGGTTGGTCTTGATGATGAGGCAGAAAAAGTAATTGAACGACTTGTACGGGAAGCAAAACAGGTGGAAATTGTTCCCATTGTGGGAATGGCTGGGCTTGGTAAAACAACTTTAGCCAAAAAGGTTTACAATGATAATTCAATTATCTATAACTTCCACATTCGCCTTTGGGGCACTGTTTCTCAGGAATATAACAAGAAAAGCTTGTTAACACAAATTTTGTGCTCTGATGGCAAACATTCCAGGATGGATGATGAGTTTCAAAATCTGGATGAACATGCGCTGGTTGAAAAGCTGTACAAAAAGCTAAAGAAGAATCGGTATCTTGTTGTTTTTGATGATGTCTGGGACACTGGGGCATGGCATGAGCTGGAAATTGCATTCCCAGATGACAAGAATGGAAGTAGAATCATCTTTACGAGTCGATTTTCTAATGTAGCTTCAGAGGTTCAATATGGTGGAGAACATCACAACATTCGCTGCCTTACTGTCGAAGAGAGTTTCGAATTGCTGCAGAAGAAGGTgtttggagaagaagaagaatgtcCTCAAGCATTGCATGAATTGGGAATGGAGATTGCTGAAAAGTGCTGGGGATTACCATTTGCAGTTGTTGTTGTAGCTGGAGTCCTAGCAACTATAGAGCATGatattttggtttggaaaaagtttGCTGAAAGTTTTACTTCAACCATGGTGTCTGGTACAGACCAGTGGAAGAAGTCATTGGAGCTCAGTTATGAGCATTTACCATATCACTTGAAGGCATGCCTGCTGTATTTTGCTGCATTTCGAGAAGATGAAAAAATTGGTGCCAAGAAGTTGATGCGTCTCTGGATTGTAGAAGGGTTTGTggaaaaaattgaaggaaagagATCAGAGGATATTGCAGAAGAATATCTGATggacctaattggccgaaaccTAGTTATGGTAGGTAAGAACAGATCCATTGGTGGAGTCAAAACTTGTTACATTCACGATTTGATATTTGAGTTCTGTAAGGGTGAGgcgaaagaaaagaattttcttcAGGTCCTGCGAGGATATGATGAGCTTTCTACCTTTAATGAGCCTCCCAACCTACCTCGGTTGTCCATTTGCTCCCGTGGAGAATATTTTATAAAGTCAAGGCTATTTTTTCCGCATTTAGCCAGTCTGCTATTCTTTGATGCTACTCCAGGATATAATGAGTTTAAGTTGTTTAATATCTCCTTCCTTTTTTGCATCTACAAACGTCTTAACGTTCTGAATTTAGAGGGCATTAACCTAAGGCTGAAGGAGCTTCCAGCTGAAGTCGAATCACTTCTTTGTTTGAG ATAG
- the LOC140004416 gene encoding putative late blight resistance protein homolog R1A-3 isoform X2: MDWKIFDSGPLSAPFRAQVQDLEAQVQDLEAKLTFLKSFIAFAKMRGTADIPALLLAYFEVVALTAARLSYMWSFWKNVEYRSTCSFKLSIRAVDFHVYEIYKEVLAASNSSASLHTAVMDERILNNFNDSLISRLWELLCCSSSFVDSMKDQMRILYAGLRFFRSILREHHEMMDEQNEKIGALLGEAGIIIFSPTLSRVIEGEVSFSGSTQVLDFCDMLTNTNIHIKHFEDQLSVSSTIQSLPNSSHSLRASEVSQTSSRMLSKGKMPIDHEVMVGLDDEAEKVIEPLIKHFEDQLSVSSTRQNLPNSSHSLRAPQVSQTSSRMLSKGKMPIAREIMVGLDDEAEKVIERLVREAKQVEIVPIVGMAGLGKTTLAKKVYNDNSIIYNFHIRLWGTVSQEYNKKSLLTQILCSDGKHSRMDDEFQNLDEHALVEKLYKKLKKNRYLVVFDDVWDTGAWHELEIAFPDDKNGSRIIFTSRFSNVASEVQYGGEHHNIRCLTVEESFELLQKKVFGEEEECPQALHELGMEIAEKCWGLPFAVVVVAGVLATIEHDILVWKKFAESFTSTMVSGTDQWKKSLELSYEHLPYHLKACLLYFAAFREDEKIGAKKLMRLWIVEGFVEKIEGKRSEDIAEEYLMDLIGRNLVMVGKNRSIGGVKTCYIHDLIFEFCKGEAKEKNFLQVLRGYDELSTFNEPPNLPRLSICSRGEYFIKSRLFFPHLASLLFFDATPGYNEFKLFNISFLFCIYKRLNVLNLEGINLRLKELPAEVESLLCLRYLSLKARNMEFIPQSIAKLSHLETFSLNSDEIVSLPDSIWNMKKLRHIHVRWRVVIHVPSNDNGVENLSTLPNLDTLSCLRLYEEGENLLRRIPNVRQLKISDRQTGVLNMSRLECLESLTWWGNYSSGSREHVELSFPMNLKKLSLEYLGLPCSKMSLVEKLPNLEVLKLRKRSMDGRKWELMEGGFPKLRVLTLACVEVAEWIEADLDSDDGYFPCLQQLILFRIYNLEMMSACLGRISTLETIQVHECTNGVKSLVREIEEAQEYNYGNGNMKISIRD, from the coding sequence ATGGATTGGAAAATTTTTGATTCTGGTCCTTTGAGTGCTCCTTTTAGGGCTCAAGTCCAAGATCTTGAAGCTCAAGTCCAAGATCTTGAAGCAAAGCTGACATTCTTGAAAAGCTTCATTGCCTTTGCCAAAATGCGAGGAACCGCAGATATTCCTGCCTTGCTATTGGCTTACTTTGAAGTGGTGGCTTTGACCGCAGCACGCCTCTCTTACATGTGGTCCTTTTGGAAAAATGTTGAGTACAGAAGTACTTGCAGCTTCAAACTCAGCATCAGAGCGGTTGATTTTCATGTCTACGAGATTTATAAGGAAGTACTTGCAGCTTCAAACTCCTCAGCATCATTACATACAGCAGTGATGGATGAGCGGATATTGAACAACTTCAATGATTCTCTGATAAGTCGTCTCTGGGAGTTGTTATGCTGCAGCTCTAGCTTTGTGGATTCTATGAAAGATCAAATGCGAATACTCTATGCAGGACTGAGGTTTTTTAGAAGCATTTTAAGAGAGCATCATGAGATGATGgatgaacaaaatgaaaaaattggagCTCTCCTTGGTGAGGCAGGCATTATAATATTCTCGCCCACTCTGAGCAGAGTGATAGAAGGAGAAGTTAGCTTCTCAGGATCCACCCAGGTTCTTGATTTTTGTGATATGCTGACCAATACCAACATCCATATCAAGCATTTTGAGGATCAGCTCAGTGTCTCAAGTACTATACAGAGTCTTCCTAATTCCTCTCATAGCTTAAGAGCATCAGAAGTTAGCCAGACTTCCAGCCGCATGCTATCAAAAGGTAAAATGCCAATAGACCATGAAGTCATGGTTGGTCTTGATGATGAGGCAGAAAAAGTAATTGAACCACTGATCAAGCATTTTGAGGATCAGCTCAGTGTCTCAAGTACTAGACAGAATCTTCCTAATTCCTCTCATAGCTTAAGAGCACCACAAGTTAGCCAGACTTCCAGCCGCATGCTATCAAAAGGTAAAATGCCAATAGCTCGTGAAATTATGGTTGGTCTTGATGATGAGGCAGAAAAAGTAATTGAACGACTTGTACGGGAAGCAAAACAGGTGGAAATTGTTCCCATTGTGGGAATGGCTGGGCTTGGTAAAACAACTTTAGCCAAAAAGGTTTACAATGATAATTCAATTATCTATAACTTCCACATTCGCCTTTGGGGCACTGTTTCTCAGGAATATAACAAGAAAAGCTTGTTAACACAAATTTTGTGCTCTGATGGCAAACATTCCAGGATGGATGATGAGTTTCAAAATCTGGATGAACATGCGCTGGTTGAAAAGCTGTACAAAAAGCTAAAGAAGAATCGGTATCTTGTTGTTTTTGATGATGTCTGGGACACTGGGGCATGGCATGAGCTGGAAATTGCATTCCCAGATGACAAGAATGGAAGTAGAATCATCTTTACGAGTCGATTTTCTAATGTAGCTTCAGAGGTTCAATATGGTGGAGAACATCACAACATTCGCTGCCTTACTGTCGAAGAGAGTTTCGAATTGCTGCAGAAGAAGGTgtttggagaagaagaagaatgtcCTCAAGCATTGCATGAATTGGGAATGGAGATTGCTGAAAAGTGCTGGGGATTACCATTTGCAGTTGTTGTTGTAGCTGGAGTCCTAGCAACTATAGAGCATGatattttggtttggaaaaagtttGCTGAAAGTTTTACTTCAACCATGGTGTCTGGTACAGACCAGTGGAAGAAGTCATTGGAGCTCAGTTATGAGCATTTACCATATCACTTGAAGGCATGCCTGCTGTATTTTGCTGCATTTCGAGAAGATGAAAAAATTGGTGCCAAGAAGTTGATGCGTCTCTGGATTGTAGAAGGGTTTGTggaaaaaattgaaggaaagagATCAGAGGATATTGCAGAAGAATATCTGATggacctaattggccgaaaccTAGTTATGGTAGGTAAGAACAGATCCATTGGTGGAGTCAAAACTTGTTACATTCACGATTTGATATTTGAGTTCTGTAAGGGTGAGgcgaaagaaaagaattttcttcAGGTCCTGCGAGGATATGATGAGCTTTCTACCTTTAATGAGCCTCCCAACCTACCTCGGTTGTCCATTTGCTCCCGTGGAGAATATTTTATAAAGTCAAGGCTATTTTTTCCGCATTTAGCCAGTCTGCTATTCTTTGATGCTACTCCAGGATATAATGAGTTTAAGTTGTTTAATATCTCCTTCCTTTTTTGCATCTACAAACGTCTTAACGTTCTGAATTTAGAGGGCATTAACCTAAGGCTGAAGGAGCTTCCAGCTGAAGTCGAATCACTTCTTTGTTTGAGGTACTTATCCCTTAAAGCTCGGAACATGGAATTCATTCCACAATCTATAGCCAAGCTCTCACATTTGGAAACCTTTAGTCTAAATTCTGATGAGATTGTTTCATTGCCAGATAGCATCTGGAACATGAAGAAGTTGAGGCATATACATGTAAGATGGCGCGTTGTTATTCATGTGCCTTCCAACGACAACGGTGTTGAAAACCTCTCCACTTTACCCAATTTAGACACACTCTCTTGTTTGCGCCTTTATGAAGAGGGAGAGAACTTATTGAGAAGGATTCCCAACGTTCGCCAACTTAAAATTTCCGATCGTCAGACTGGAGTGTTGAACATGAGTCGACTAGAATGCCTAGAATCACTCACCTGGTGGGGCAATTACTCCTCAGGTTCACGGGAACATGTTGAGCTTTCCTTTCCcatgaatttgaagaagttgagtCTTGAGTATCTGGGTCTTCCCTGTAGTAAAATGTCATTGGTTGAAAAACTACCCAACCTTGAAGTCCTCAAATTAAGAAAGCGGTCAATGGACGGCCGAAAATGGGAGCTGATGGAAGGAGGATTCCCTAAACTCAGGGTCTTAACTTTAGCATGTGTAGAAGTTGCGGAGTGGATAGAGGCAGACCTTGACAGTGATGATGGTTACTTCCCTTGTCTTCAGCAATTAATTCTTTTCAGAATTTATAATTTGGAAATGATGTCTGCTTGTTTAGGGCGTATATCTACTCTTGAAACAATTCAGGTGCATGAATGCACAAATGGTGTCAAATCTTTAGTACGGGAAATTGAAGAAGCACAGGAATATAATTATGGAAATGGGAATATGAAGATCAGCATCAGAGATTGA